The sequence AACGCAACGTAATTCTATTACGCACCAACCAAAACACACCAATCGCATGACACAGAACATCAGTGGCACCCGTCGTaaataacaacaaaaaaaagagTGCAATTTACGGAACACGTAACAAACAATAACAACCTGAACGTTTCGATCGCCGCCTCCAGTACACAACTCGCACAAAAACACGCGCACTGCGCTTTTGGCTGACACGACGGCgtcagagagagagagagagagagagagagagagagagaatctGAGTGGTCAAGTAGGAATAGAAAGCAGGATAAATTTGTAATCAGAATTGgattagaaaagtaaaaaaagattttttttttttttttatattttggttttTGAAAATAGAATAGAAGCAAATAAATAGGGATAAAATGCGAAACAGCTAATAATTATTCTCACTCCTAATCcaatttagtttataattttatataaaatcagATTGGATCTTTTAGGCAGTTTGAAAAACCTCTATATAAACCCTCCATCCTTACCCTCTTCATCATTGTAGGGTTTTCTCTTGTTACCTCAATCTCccaaaaagcaaaaaacaTCAACAGAACACacacctctctctctctctctctctctctctctctctcttataCGAAACGAAGAAGATGGTTAATGCTCGTACTATCGTCGGCATTGTCGGTACGTCCTCGTCATCGTCACCGTTGTTTTTAGattttgtttataaataaactctCTGCTGTTTTTGATGttgttaaagaaaattacGAATCAATCTATTCCATtacctctcttttctttttttatttttttgttttttttttaaaagagattaaatattagtatcattatcatGCATGCatgtattattattgttttcttatgacTTCAATTTGACGGGGAGACTGAACTTgagttaatatttttcttaatatttttttttgaagaaaaaaaaaaaacaatgaaaGACCAGTGTGATTTCTGGTGTATTTTGATTTACTTTTtcattatatgtatatatcaaaactcagaaaatatatttaaaaattagcgattaattttattttatttttataataagctTTCTATACGAGTTcacttgtttttgtttttgatttaTCTTTTGTGGAATAAAAACTGAATATTTATCAGAAAGTGATGTTTCctagattattattattactattgaTAGAAGAGAGATTTACAATTATTTACTAATCATATATATGCTTATGCAGGCAATATCATCtccttttgtctttttctctCGCCGCTGTAAGCAATTCTCTATCTTACAAGCATATAAATCCCTtcgtttttccaatttgtctTTGAAACCCTTATTTATGCAATAATGTGTATGGTGCAGTCCGACGTTCTATCGCATAATAAAGAAGAAGGATGTGGAGGAATTCCAGTTTTACCCTTATGTAGCAACAGTGCTGAATTGCATGTTGTGGATGTTCTACGGTCTCCCAATTGTTAAGGAAGACAGTCTCCTTGTTGTCACCATTAATAGCATTGGCCTTGTTATTGAGTTGGTCTATTTAGGCATTTACTGCTTCTATGATAATCAGAACAAGGGAAGGGTACGTCTGATAGCATCACAATAACAAACCAACCAAAAGAATAAGTCTCTTCAAgcatatttgttaatttatttaatgtgtCATGATGATGAAATTAACTCTTTTTTTGCAGAAAAAAGTCGGGCTGTGTCTTTTGGGCGAAGTAGGTTTCATGGCCGTCATCATTGCCATCGCCATGCTGGCTTTCCACAAGCTTAAATACAGATCTCTTTTTGTGGGAGTGTTCTGTGATATCTTAAATGTTATGATGTACAGTTCACCACTTCTGATCATGGTAAGATATCATTCAAATTCCGATCATTCGGTTattgttaatgattttctACTTCAGCTTCCACTCATttgttttattgaatttaaacaGAAAAAGGTTATTATGACAAAGAGTGTGGAATATATGCCATTTCCTCTCTCTTTAGCTGGGTTCTTAAATGGCGCCTGCTGGACAGCTTTTGCCATCATCAAATTGGATCTTTTTATTCTGGTAAGTTTCATCTTCAATTGTTCTTTCTTAATTTGGTTATTGATattgatgataataataataataataataataaaatattttctgaCTACGCTATAATTGGATTGCGCAGATTAGCAATGGTCTTGGAACATTAGCCGGTGCCTTTCAACTCATAATCTTTTTCAGATACTACCGGTGGTGCGCTCCTAAGCAAACAGATGATGACGATATAGTGAAGCCTTCTGAGATCCAGCTTTCTGGTGCAAATGCAGCATCTAGAGTCTGAAAACAGTCTTTATCTTTTCCGTGACCCTGTTctagatttttatttctatttttatcatttgttgccttttcttatcttttagtttttgagCGAGTAGGAATATTTACCAATTTTGGTGGTGTGCTTATTGGGATTTTagtctttatttttatgtttaggGTTTCCAATTTCCAATGTCCGGATAAGTTTTGAGAGTATTGTAGATTGGATGTCTTTTCTCTGAGCCTTATTCCTTTGACACTTGccagtaatatttttttcaaatatatcttaatattatCTGTCAACACAGCCATATATATCCTTCCTAAAATAAAACACAGCCACATATTTCCAGACTTCCctatgctttttttttttaaattattgtatgATTTATTATAATCACGATATAATcataaactttatttattttttatgttcatAGTAAACTATAAAACTTATctgtaatattatttacactCTTTTTTCGTCAAAAGCAATAATTTACCTAAtagaaagttaatttagtattgtatataattaaatttatgtgaaGTTGATtttaactaaactaaattctaacaaaaatgGATAAAATTTCCAAATAGGATTCTACATTAGTAAGTTAATACATTCCCATAACTtaaaaatatctctttcaattttataatttctattttattttctctttcgcatctttttttttaaataaaatattttttttataaattttacttaaatatagcattaaaataataaaaatagctcGCAAAATTTCCAACACTTATGCCAAGAATTTGTGACTGAAGAATTAACAGTTCGGTCATGTATTTTGTTTGGAATATTTACTAAGCTTTTGCAATGAATTATCTTAATTCCAAAATGTAAGTGTCAGAGATCAgctaatattattaaactgGGTTTAGCCCAGAAAGTTATTTTAAGCCCCACCCCATTGCCTGCCCATTTACAAGACTGATAAAAgtaattcaaaaagaaaacaaataaataaataaaataaaatccaaaatccaaaataaaaCCAATCTTATCCAAAGTGTGAGGATGACCTTTTATCTCGCATTATATTTCTGATTCAACCAAACAAAACCTTATCcgtctctctccctctctctttctcaaagtgtatatttcaattttttgttgcaacttagtaatgttatatatatttatatctttgtTATCTacctaaaaaaagaaaaagaaaaagaaaaagctttaAGCTTCAGTTATGGCAGCAGCAATTATCCAATGCCAAAATTGTTCTTGTGTTGCTAGTAATTCCAAATTCTTAATCAAACCCAGAAACGAATTTGGCTTTGCAAACACTTTCCATAACAATGCTGCTTTGTTGGGTAGGCGGATGATACCCAGGTGCTCTATTAAAAATTCACATCAATTTCAACAGGTAATAATAAAGTTGAATTATGGAATTGCGTTTTACTTTTGATGATGAACTTATACCTGAAATTGAATTTACCACTTAATTTGGGAGTAAAACGTTAATGGGtctcattttgttcatgtGGATGGCTTGTAATTAGctttatttcataatatttgtCATTTCTAGTTCAGCAGGACGCTCTGGATGTGATTGGCAAGTCTCAATTAGATTCTATTTGGTCAATTCATGTTTGGGAAGCTCATAGccttttgaaataaatgaaatcAAACCATAACTGATTTTTCAAGAatatattgaattgaattattgcACGCGATTTATTCCAAAAAAGGCCTGTGAGATACTTGATTTTGTGTATGAGAATTTATTGCAAAATTGGTTTACATTTCAAACTTGCTGTGAAACTGGGATCTTTTTACGGTTCTTTTGATCGGTTAATTAGTGTACTAAAATAGTAGCTATAGATTCACGGCTGCATGCAACAAGAATGAGTTGAATGTGTGTAGTTTTTTGGTTATAGTAGTTTTGTTTCAGTTGTCGAGAATTAATTGTGAACAGTTTCTTTTGGCTATCGTTGAGCAGAAAGGGAAGTCATTTTCGATAAAGGAATGTGCGATTTCTCTTGCATTGGCAGTTGGGTTGATTACTGGAGTACCTTCATTGTATCTGTCCAGTAATATTGCATACGCTGTTAGTCCTGCATTGCCTAATCTTTCAGTGCTAATATCTGGACCGCCAATTAAGGACCCTGGAGCATTGTTAAGATATGCACTTCCAATTGATAATAAAGCTATAAGGGAAGTACAGAAACCACTTGAAGATATCACAGAAAGTCTCAAGGTTGCTGGAGTAAAGGCACTTGATTCAGTCGAGAGAGTAAGACCCTTAAACCTTTTATCATTTGTGTAACTTGGTATTGATAATGTACTCTAAATAGATATCTATTCGTTACTTATTTTGGAGATGTGTGATTAATAGTATCATGATAATTATCTCTCGATGCAATGTAGAATGTGAGGCAGGCATCTCGGTCCCTTAAGCAGGGGAAAACCTTAATTATTTCAGGATTGGCTGAATCAAAGAAGGACCATGGAGTGGAACTGCTTGACAAGCTAGAAGCTGGAATGGATGAACTTCAACAGATTGTTGAAGATAGGAATAGAGATGCTGTGGCATCCAAACAGAAGGAGCTGCTTAATTATGTTGGGGGGTAAGTTTTATAAGCATTTATATTAATGGCACGGTGAAGATTGAAGTTCATGATTACGTTAAaaagagaaggagaagaaatgAGGAATATTAGGTATTGATTTAAAATCTCGAAAGAGCAATTAACGTACTTGTTTAAGTGTGATAGCCTTATAGCTATCAAAAAGTCTTTTGAGATGATGAAATAAGTAAAAGTAACAAAATGGTTATAGTATGTGACATACATTTCAGTACTTCTTCTGAATGACAAAGGAAGCAGTTTCAGGTCATCATGTTCTTCTGCTTATTCTGATCTCAATTAACAGTTCTAACAAAGTTATGGTAGTTTGCAAGTTGACGAGCAAAAGTTTCTTTAACCTGGTAATATAAGTAAATGCTTAATAGATGCTCTCAATCGTGAAAAGATTTCTACCACTGCATTGCAAGTAGATTATGCTGCTGAGCCATATGCCTTAGTAGGTATGATTTACCTCCATTTCATGTAATGCTGAGAGATTCCAGActctaaatttatgaaaacaacATCTCTTAAtttgttcttattttcatcttttgttgtgcttcttttttaaaaaccTCTATTTTTCTCCAAAGTGATCAAGTTAAATCCAGCTAGTCACACACTAATTCAATTGCTCACCTGCTGAGTGATGTATAAATGAACATTAATCTCTTAGCGATTCttccttttatatatagagaatGATCATCTGTTTAGTTTCCATTCTAATAAGTTCTTTACCTTGGCAATTTTGATATCCCACTGTGGCTCAAAATGATAAGATTGCAAtattcttgaaaattttggtTCTTCCTATTTCCATGGGGATATGGATCAGCAATGACAATGTGTTGATGTCATACTTCTATAACTGTCTCCTGGTTGTCACATAAAAATTCAGGacttagaaaaattaatcCTGTAAGATAAACTATTCTCATTTATACCCTTGTCATTGACTGCAGCTGAGATGTTCCTGGGGCATTGGGTTTCTGCAGTG comes from Ricinus communis isolate WT05 ecotype wild-type chromosome 5, ASM1957865v1, whole genome shotgun sequence and encodes:
- the LOC8269317 gene encoding bidirectional sugar transporter SWEET4; translation: MVNARTIVGIVGNIISFCLFLSPLPTFYRIIKKKDVEEFQFYPYVATVLNCMLWMFYGLPIVKEDSLLVVTINSIGLVIELVYLGIYCFYDNQNKGRKKVGLCLLGEVGFMAVIIAIAMLAFHKLKYRSLFVGVFCDILNVMMYSSPLLIMKKVIMTKSVEYMPFPLSLAGFLNGACWTAFAIIKLDLFILISNGLGTLAGAFQLIIFFRYYRWCAPKQTDDDDIVKPSEIQLSGANAASRV
- the LOC8269316 gene encoding peptidyl-prolyl cis-trans isomerase CYP38, chloroplastic isoform X1 produces the protein MAAAIIQCQNCSCVASNSKFLIKPRNEFGFANTFHNNAALLGRRMIPRCSIKNSHQFQQFLLAIVEQKGKSFSIKECAISLALAVGLITGVPSLYLSSNIAYAVSPALPNLSVLISGPPIKDPGALLRYALPIDNKAIREVQKPLEDITESLKVAGVKALDSVERNVRQASRSLKQGKTLIISGLAESKKDHGVELLDKLEAGMDELQQIVEDRNRDAVASKQKELLNYVGGVEEDMVDGFPYEVPEEYQNMPLLKGRAAVDMKVKVKDNPNMEECVFHIVLDGYNAPVTAGNFVDLVERHFYDGMEIQRADGFVVQTGDPEGPAEGFIDPSTEKTRTIPLEIMVNGEKAPFYGETLEELGLYKAQTRLPFNAFGTMAMARDEFENNSASSQIFWLLKESELTPSNANILDGRYAVFGYVTENEDFLADLKVGDVIESMQVVSGLDNLVNPSYKIAG